Part of the Microthrixaceae bacterium genome, GCCGTGCTCGAGCTGTGGCCGGGTGCGACCTTCGCCGGTGGGCCGCCCATCGCAGACGGCTTCTACTACGACTTCGAGTTGCCGGACGGCGCAACCTTTTCCGACGCGGACCTCGATGCGATCGACGCGAAGATGCGCGAGATCATCGGTGCCGACCAACCGTTCGAACGCTTCGAGTTGCCGCTCGGCGAGGCGAAGAACCTCATGGCGGATCATCCCTACAAGCAGGCGTTCATGGATCTCGCCCAGTCGGGCGACGACTCCGATGGGGAGGTCGCCGGCGGTGAGACGATCAGCTTCTATCGCAACACGCCGGAATTCGTCGACATGTGCCGCGGCCCCCACGTGCCGTCGACGGGGCGGCTCGGCCACTTCAAGTTGATGCGGGTCGCCGGCGCCTATTTCCGCGGGTCGGAAAAGAACCCGATGCTGCAGCGCATCTACGGCACCGCGTGGGCGAACAAGAAGGAACTGGCCGCGCACCTGCATCGGCTCGAGGAGGCCGCCAAACGCGACCACCGCAAGCTCGGCGCCGAACTCGACCTGTTCAGCTTCCCCGAGGAGATCGGCTCGGGCCTCGCGGTGTTTCACCCCAAGGGCGGCATCATCCGCAAGCTGATGGAGGACTACAGCCGGGTCCGCCACGAGCAGGCCGGCTATGAGTTCGTGTACTCGCCACACATCACCAAGGGCGAACTATTTGAGCAGTCCGGCCACCTCGAGTGGTACGCCGATGGCATGTACCCGCCGATGACGCTCGACGACGAGCACGGTCACGGCGCCGAGTACTACCTCAAGCCGATGAACTGCCCGTTTCACATCTTGATCTACCGGTCGAAGATGCGGTCCTACCGCGATCTGCCGCTTCGCATGTTCGAATTCGGCACGGTGTATCGCTACGAGAAGTCCGGCGTCGTTCACGGACTGACCCGGGCGAGAGGATTCGCACAGGACGACGCGCACATCTTCACCACGAAAGACAAGATGGCCGCCGAGATCTCCTCGCTGCTCGACTTCGTGTTGGACCTGCTGCGCGATTACGGCCTCGACGACTTCTACCTCGAGTTGTCGACCAAGCCCGAGGAGAAGGCGATCGGGTCGGACGCCGAATGGGAGGAGGCCACCGAGGCGCTGCGGGTGGCGGCCGCGTCGAAGGACCTCGAACTCGTCCTCGACCCTGGAGGCGGCGCGTTCTACGCCCCGAAGATCTCGGTGCAGGCGCGCGATGCGATCGGCCGGTCCTGGCAGATGTCGACCATCCAGGTCGACTTGATGCTGCCGCAGCGTTTCGGCCTCGAATACGTGGGCGCCGACGGGAACCGCCACCGTCCGGTGATGATTCACCGGGCCCTGTTCGGCTCGGTCGAGCGGTTCTTCGCCGTGTTGTTGGAACACTACGCCGGGGCGTTTCCGACCTGGTTGGCCCCGGTGCAGGTACGCATTCTGCCCGTCGCGGATGCTCACACCGACTATGCGTTTGAGGTGGCGGGCCTGCTCGGCGAGTCCGGGATCCGCGTCGACGTCGTCGGTGCGGACGAGACCCTCGGAAACCGGATCCGCAAGGCCAAGGGTGAAAAGCTCCCGTACGTCCTCGTCGTCGGCGACGACGATGTCGCGGCCCGCACGGTCGGCGTGAACGCTCGTGGGCGCGACGTCGAACGCGACGTCGCGGTCGACGAGTTCGCCCGACGCGTGCTCGACGAGGTCGCCGAACGGCGCAACGCGTAGGCCGCGCGGGATCTCACGACATGGCACTCGATCGACTCTGGGCGACGTGGCGTTCCAACTACGTCACCGGCATCGCCGACACCCGCTCCGAGGACCCCGCCGACGGGCGCACGCTGTTCGAACGGATCCTCGCAGCGCCGGGGTCGGATTCCGACAAGCACATCGTGGCGCGAGGCGAGCACTGCTTCGTGCTGCTCAACAAGTTCCCCTACACCTCCGGGCATCTGCTCGTTCTGCCCAATCGCGGTGAGCCACACCTCGAGGGGCTGAGCGCGAGGGAGCACCTGGAGTTGTGGAATCTGGTGACCGCCTCGGTGCAGGCCATCAAGGCAGCCTTTCGCTGCGACGGGGTGAACGTCGGGTTGAATCTCGGCGCCGCAGCCGGGGGGAGCCAGTCCGACCATTTGCACGTGCACTGCGTTCCACGCTGGACCGGTGATGCCAACTTCATGGGCGTGGCGGCGGAGACCCGCGTGCTACCGGTGTCGTTGGACGAGGCCTGCGACCGGTTGCGTGCCGCCTTCGTGTTGCCGAAGCGGGACGCGTAGGGTGGACCCTCGTGTCGAACGAAACCCCCTCGAAGCACTCGACCGACGATGACGTGGTCGCGGCAGCAGCCGGGTCGCTCGTGGAGCCTGTGGAGGTCGGCGAACGGGTAGAGGCGGCCGAGTCGGCTGAGGCGCTCGCGCCCTGCCTCGACGAGCGCGACATCGTCGACGAATTGCCCGACGACCTCAACGCGGAGGACTTCGAAAGCGACTACACGCTGCCGAACAACAACCGGCGTCGGATCCCCGCCGCGATCTACGGGGCGATGGCGCTGGGGTGCCTCGCGCTGTGGGTGGCGTTCGCCGATTCATCGCCCTACGTGAACGACGGGATGTTGTGGGTAGCGGTTGCGTTGGGTGTGTTCGCGATCTACGGGTTCGTCGCCGGGCGCACGTTGAACGTCGACGAAACCGAGGCGCTGATCACGGCGACGCGAACGGTCGGGTTTGCCGTGGGCCACGCCTCGGCGCAGATGGTGTGGCGAGGCTGGCTCAGTCGGCCGGTGTGGCGACTGCTCGTGTATTCGAGCGAGAACCCCCCGAAGAAGCGGGGCATCGTGATCGTCGATGCTGTGGACGGCGGGGTCGTCGAGTGGTTCGCCGAGGACAATCCAGAAGACTGGGCTCAGCCCGGAGCCTCAGGTATTTGACGATTTCCACCGATGTGAGTGTTCACATCGTTACGATTTCCCACAGCGGAACGCTATGCTGACTATAGTTAGCGAGACGGTGAACTGCTGTTAAAGGAGAGAGCATGCTCGACGGACGGTTCCGAGGCACGATCGAGACCTGGACGCGACCCATTGGACGCAGCGTCAAGAACACCGGGATCACCGCAGACCAGGTCACCTTCGCCGGCCTCTTCATGTCGGTGGCGGCGGCGGTGACCATCGGCGCCGGTCACCTCGGCTGGGGCGTCGTGCTCCTCGCACTCACCGGAATCCCAGACACCCTCGACGGCGCCGTGGCGAAGGCCTCGGGCACGGCGAGCCAACGTGGGGCCTTCTTCGATTCGACGTGTGACCGCGTGACCGACGCGCTGCTGTTCGGCGGTGTCGCGTGGTACCTCATGGACAACCCCGCCTATCACCCACGGGCCGCCATGTTGGCCTTCGCTGCGCTCGGAAGCGCGATGTTGCCCTCGTACATCCGCGCCAAGGCCGACGCCCTCGGCCTCGACGCCAAGGGCGGACTCGTCGAACGCGCCGAACGTTTCATCCTGCTCGGCGTCGGGCTCGTGATCGAACCACTGTTGGTGCCCGTACTCGTTGCGCTGACCGTGTTGAACATGGCGACCGCGCTGCAGCGTTTCGTCAAGGTTTGGAAGGTCGCCGACAAGCCGCAGATCCAACCCCGCGCCACCCGCACGCGCCGCAAGGCCCGCGCCGCAGCGAAGACTCCGGCGTCGGTGCGCTGGGAGGCACGCCGTGCGGCCGCCCGCTCCCGCGCCGAGGCTCGACGCGGCAGCTGAGTTCGCTCCGCCGGAGTCGAGGTAGTCAAACGGACCGGCAGGGTCGCACCTGTCGGTAGTCGATAGCATCACGCCATGCTTTCCCGATTGAAGGGCCCCGCTGCGTTTCGCGCGTACCAACTCGGCGAAGTCGTGTCGCGCAACGCGCCGCGGGCGCTGGTCGACCCGTCGCTTCAGTTGGCGGCACGGCTGGCGACGGTACGCGGTGGCGACAAACGCTGGGTGATCGAGCGCAACCTGCGGCGCATCTATGGCCGCGACCTGACCCGCAACGAACTCAACACGCGGGTGCAGGCCACCTACGAGAGCTACGCGCGGTACTACTACGACTCGTTCCGGCTCCCCGCCATGGACCTCGGTCAGGTCGCCGAAGGTTTCACCGTCGAGGGGATCGAACATCTCGAGGCGGCGATGGACAACGACCCCGTCGGCCCGATCCTCGCCCTGCCACACCTCGGCGGTTGGGAGTGGGCGGCGTTCTGGATCACCGGAATCCGCCAATGGAAACTCGCGGCGGTGGCCGAACGCCTCGAGCCCCCCGAGTTGTTCGAGTGGTTTCTCAAATTCCGCCAGTCGCTCGGCATGAACATCATCCCGCTCGGCCCCGACGCCGCCGACGAGGTGGTGGGCGCGATGTTGGACCGTCAGATCGTGTGTCTGTTGAGCGACCGCGACCTCACCGGAAGCGGCCCCGAGGTCGACTTCTTCGGGGAACGGACCTCGCTGCCCGCGGGACCGGCGGTGATGCACCTCAAGGGTGGGGCCACGGTGCTTCCGGTCGCCGTCTACTTCACCGAACAGGGGGTTCACGGCGTGGTCCGGCCCCCGGTCACGATCGAACGCGACCCCGACGCGGTCTCGATTCGCGGCGACGTGCAGCGGTTCATGCAGGTTCTCGCCGGCGAGCTCGAAACGCTGATCCGCCGCGCACCCGAGCAATGGCACCTTCTGCAGCCGAACTGGCCGAGCGATTTCGAACTCCTCGGCGCCCCGCGGCCGACGTTGAGCTGACCATGTACATCGGAATGGTCTGTCCCTACAGCCTGAGCGTCCCCGGCGGCGTTCAGGGTCAGGTGTTCGGTTTGGCGCGGGCGCTGCGAAGCCGCGGTCACGTGGTGCAGATCATCGCGCCGGCCGACGGGCCCACCACCGAGGGCGGGGTCATGGTCGTTGGGCAGTCGGTCATGAACGCCGCCAACGGCTCGGTTGCCCCCATCTCGCCGAACGCCCCGACTCAGATCCGCACGATGCGCATGCTGTGGGATGAGAACTTCGACGTGTTGCACCTGCACGAACCGCTCGTACCCGGACCGTCCGTGACCGCACTGTTGCTGAAGCCGGCCCCCGTGGTCGGCACCTTCCACGCCGCCGGAGACCAACCCGCGTACTCGTCGTTTTCCAGCCTCGCCCGGTGGGTCGGGGGTCGAATCGACGCCAAGGTGGCGGTGAGCGAGGAGGCCCGACGCCTCGCCGGCCAATCGATTCCGGAACCGTGGACCGTGTTGTTCAACGGGATCGAGATCGATCAGTTCGCCGGGGCCGACCCGTGGGACCGCCCCGACGAGGCGGGCGACGAAGGAAAGCCTGCGGTGTTCTTCCTCGGCCGTCACGAGGAACGCAAGGGCCTCGGGGTGCTGTTGGAGGCGTTGTCGGAGATGGACGACGACGTCGTGGTGTGGATCGCCGGGACGGGGCCCGAAACGCTTGCGCTCAAGGCGAAGTACCGCGACGACAAGCGGCTGCGGTGGCTTGGGCGAATCAGCAACGAGGAACGCAACCGTCGCCTCGCTGCGGCCGCGGCCTTCGTGGCCCCGTCGCTCGGTGGCGAGAGCTTCGGGGTGATTCTGCTGGAGGCGATGGCCGCCGGCGCTCCGGTGGTGTGCAGCGATATCACCGGATACGTGGGCGTTGCCGGCCCGCTCGACGGCGAGCCTGCTGCGGCGCGCATCACCCGGACCGGCGACAGTCGATCGCTCGCCGAGGGGCTCGCGGAGGTACTCCGCGACCGGTCGTTGGCCGAGGTGTTGCGCGAGCACGGGCGCCGGCGCGCCAACCGGTTTTCGATGGACCGCCTCGCCGAGGCCTACACCGTGTTGTACGAGGCGGTCATCGCCGAAGCGGCCATGCGGGCGTGATCCGAGGCCGCCAGTGGGCCTTGTTCGGTCGCTGACGACGGCACCCCCTGGGGTGGGTCGGGTTGCCTATCATGGGGCGGCGCGGCAACGAGTCGCCGGTCGAGGAGCCGTCCATGAAATGGGTTGTCATCGTTCTGATCATCCTCATCGTGTTGGTCGCGGTGTTGCTGATCGCCAATTACAACGGGCTGGTCGGGCTGCGAAACAAGATCGAGTCGGCGTACTCCCAGATCGACGTCCAACTGAATCGCCGGTACTCGTTGATCCCGAACCTGGTCGAGACGGTCAAGGGGTATGCGGCGCACGAGTCGGGGACGCTCGAAAAGGTGGTGCAGGCCAGAAACCTGGCGATGAACACCAACGGGATCGCGGACAAGGCCGAGGCCGAAAACGCCATCACCGGAGCGCTCAAGAGCGTGTTCGCGTTGAGTGAGGCGTACCCCGAGTTGAAGGCCAACACGAACTTTCAGCAGCTGCAGGCCGAGTTGAGTTCGACCGAGGACCGCATCGCGTATGCCCGGCAGTACTACAACGACAACGTGCGGGCCTACAACACCAAGATCGAAGCCTTTCCCTCGAACCTGATCGCCAACGCCTTCAAGTTCACCCAACGCGAATACTTCCAAGCCCAAGGCGACGCTCGCGGCGACGTCTCCGTCTCGTTCTGAAACGCTTATGACACCGAACTCCACCAAATCGACCACCGGAACCGCTGGGACCGCCGGGACCGCCGGAACGGATCGCGGCCAGCACCGATCATTGCTCGAACGCAGCGACCTCAATTCCAAGGCCATCGCGATGATCGCCCGACCGCATGCGATCGTGGCCGGTGTGGCGTCGTTCGTGGTGTCGGCGGTGGTGATCGGGTTCTTGATCTCGTGGCCCGTCGGGGTGATCGTCGGGCTGTTGATCGGCGGTGTCGCCGCCTGGGCGACCCTGAAGAAGGTGCCTGAGGGAGCGAAGGCAAAGGTGGACGCGGTCGTCGACTCCAGGCCGGCGACAGAGGACGACTATCCGCGTTACTACAACCTGATCGACGGGTTGACCCTCAACGTCGGCGCGCAACGCCCGGAGTTGCGAGTGGTCGACTCCAGCGGGTTGAACCTTGCGGTCTATGGGCCCGCCGATGCCGGTGTGGTCGTCGCTACGACAGGGTTACTCGAGCAACTCGAACGCATCGAGCTCGAGGGCGTGTTCGCGGCCGCGCTGGTGCGGCTGCGGGCCAACGATGCCGAACTGGCGATGCAACTCGCCGCCAACCGGTCATTCGGGCTGTTGGGCCTCGGCGTCGACGCGGCCGAACTGCCCGGCAAGACACGCGCCGCGGAGTCGTTGGTGCGGGTGCTGACCGAGGCATTTGGAACCCAACGCGAGTTCCTCGGAGACCTTGGCGCGGTCGACATCACGCGGTATCCCCCGGGCCTCGGCGCCGCGTTCGACAAGATGATCGAGCTGGGCACCCACGTTGCGAGCGCAACGTTGGGCACCGCGCACCTGTGGCTGGTCGATCCGCTGACCCCGATCGCCGGCGAACACAACGCCTACGAGGTCGTTCGGCTCCTGCGAACCCCGACCCCGATCGATCAGCGCTCGATGCTCATGGCAGAACTGTGAGCGGCGGAACTGCGAGCTGCCGGCTTCGAGCTGCGGCCGGCGCCCTCGCCGTCGTGTCGTTGGCCCTTGGATGTTCCAGCAAGGACGATCCGCCTCCCACGACAACGACCACCAGCACCACGACCACCACCACCACGACCACGACGACCACGGTCCCCGACCCGGTGGCGGTCGCTCCGCTGACCGGCGCGCCCGTCGACGAGGCGACCAACCAGTTCCTCCAACGTCCGGCGTTGGCCATCAAGATCGACAACGTCGCAGGAGCGATGCCGCAGTCGGGGCTGAACTCGGCCGACATCGTGTTCGAGATCAAGGTCGAGGGCCCGAGCCGACTGATGGCGGTGTTCCACACCCAGGATGCTGCAAATGTCGGTCCGACTCGCTCGGCCCGTTATTCCGATCCGCCGATCCTGGCCTTGCTCGGACGTCCGCTGTTTGGGTGGTCCGGGGCGAATGACGGCGTGACCAAGGACATGTACACCTCCGACTGGATCGTGAACGTGAACTGGGACAAGGTGAAGAACTCCGACTACTGGCGTTCCTCCGACCACAAGGCTCCGCACAACCTGTTCACCAGCACGGAGAAGCTGTTCGCGTACGCCGAGGCCGGGCAGGGTCCGCCGTTGCCCGTGTTTCAGTACCTCGCGGCGGGCGAGCAGCTCGCCACCGGCATTCCGGTGCCCGGGGTGACCCTGAGGGTCGGAGACACCACCTCGGCGTGGCGCTGGGACCCGGAGGCGGCCCAATGGCTTCGCTGGCAGGCCAAATCGGCTCACGTGACCTCCGATGGCGGACAGGTGAACGCCACCAACATCGTGGTGATGGAGATCGACTACAAGGGGGGTAAGAAGACGCCGACCGCCGAGGTCGTCGGCAGCGGGCGCGTGCAGGTGTTTGCCGACGGCAAGATCATCGAGGGGACTTGGAACCGCCCCAACCAGATCACCGGGATGACCCTGACGACCCTCGACGGCCAGCCGTTGAAGCTGTATCCGGGTCGCACCTGGGTCGAATTGACCGAAGGACACACGACCTCAGTGCTCGACGAGGCCGCCGCGGGTGCGTTGAAATAGCCCTCGCAGCGGTGCTGTTTTCGGGCGGCGGGCGAGGGGTCGCTAGGATTCGGGCCATGACAGAACATGACTCCCCGTCGTCGGTTCGCGGCACCGTGCGCGTCAAGCGCGGGCTCGCGGAGATGCTGAAGGGCGGCGTCATCATGGACGTGGTCAACGCCGAGGAGGCCAAGATCGCCGAAGACGCCGGAGCCTCGTCGGTCATGGCGCTCGAGCGGGTGCCCTCCGACATCCGACGCGACGGTGGAGTGGCGCGGATGAGCGACCCGCAGATGATCGAGGAGATCAAGGCGGCGGTCACGATTCCGGTGATGGCCAAGGCTCGGATCGGCCACTTCGCCGAGGCGCAGATCCTGCAGCACCTCGGTGTCGACTACATCGACGAGTCCGAGGTGCTCACCCCGGCCGATGAGGTGCACCACATCGACAA contains:
- the thrS gene encoding threonine--tRNA ligase, whose product is MSNITITLPDGSERELPEGATGTTLAGEIGPGLAKAALVVEVDGTPVDLAAPLSDGVAVRFLTDRDPDVLEHLRHSTAHVLAQAVLELWPGATFAGGPPIADGFYYDFELPDGATFSDADLDAIDAKMREIIGADQPFERFELPLGEAKNLMADHPYKQAFMDLAQSGDDSDGEVAGGETISFYRNTPEFVDMCRGPHVPSTGRLGHFKLMRVAGAYFRGSEKNPMLQRIYGTAWANKKELAAHLHRLEEAAKRDHRKLGAELDLFSFPEEIGSGLAVFHPKGGIIRKLMEDYSRVRHEQAGYEFVYSPHITKGELFEQSGHLEWYADGMYPPMTLDDEHGHGAEYYLKPMNCPFHILIYRSKMRSYRDLPLRMFEFGTVYRYEKSGVVHGLTRARGFAQDDAHIFTTKDKMAAEISSLLDFVLDLLRDYGLDDFYLELSTKPEEKAIGSDAEWEEATEALRVAAASKDLELVLDPGGGAFYAPKISVQARDAIGRSWQMSTIQVDLMLPQRFGLEYVGADGNRHRPVMIHRALFGSVERFFAVLLEHYAGAFPTWLAPVQVRILPVADAHTDYAFEVAGLLGESGIRVDVVGADETLGNRIRKAKGEKLPYVLVVGDDDVAARTVGVNARGRDVERDVAVDEFARRVLDEVAERRNA
- a CDS encoding HIT domain-containing protein; the encoded protein is MALDRLWATWRSNYVTGIADTRSEDPADGRTLFERILAAPGSDSDKHIVARGEHCFVLLNKFPYTSGHLLVLPNRGEPHLEGLSAREHLELWNLVTASVQAIKAAFRCDGVNVGLNLGAAAGGSQSDHLHVHCVPRWTGDANFMGVAAETRVLPVSLDEACDRLRAAFVLPKRDA
- a CDS encoding CDP-alcohol phosphatidyltransferase family protein → MLDGRFRGTIETWTRPIGRSVKNTGITADQVTFAGLFMSVAAAVTIGAGHLGWGVVLLALTGIPDTLDGAVAKASGTASQRGAFFDSTCDRVTDALLFGGVAWYLMDNPAYHPRAAMLAFAALGSAMLPSYIRAKADALGLDAKGGLVERAERFILLGVGLVIEPLLVPVLVALTVLNMATALQRFVKVWKVADKPQIQPRATRTRRKARAAAKTPASVRWEARRAAARSRAEARRGS
- a CDS encoding phosphatidylinositol mannoside acyltransferase; the encoded protein is MLSRLKGPAAFRAYQLGEVVSRNAPRALVDPSLQLAARLATVRGGDKRWVIERNLRRIYGRDLTRNELNTRVQATYESYARYYYDSFRLPAMDLGQVAEGFTVEGIEHLEAAMDNDPVGPILALPHLGGWEWAAFWITGIRQWKLAAVAERLEPPELFEWFLKFRQSLGMNIIPLGPDAADEVVGAMLDRQIVCLLSDRDLTGSGPEVDFFGERTSLPAGPAVMHLKGGATVLPVAVYFTEQGVHGVVRPPVTIERDPDAVSIRGDVQRFMQVLAGELETLIRRAPEQWHLLQPNWPSDFELLGAPRPTLS
- a CDS encoding glycosyltransferase family 4 protein → MYIGMVCPYSLSVPGGVQGQVFGLARALRSRGHVVQIIAPADGPTTEGGVMVVGQSVMNAANGSVAPISPNAPTQIRTMRMLWDENFDVLHLHEPLVPGPSVTALLLKPAPVVGTFHAAGDQPAYSSFSSLARWVGGRIDAKVAVSEEARRLAGQSIPEPWTVLFNGIEIDQFAGADPWDRPDEAGDEGKPAVFFLGRHEERKGLGVLLEALSEMDDDVVVWIAGTGPETLALKAKYRDDKRLRWLGRISNEERNRRLAAAAAFVAPSLGGESFGVILLEAMAAGAPVVCSDITGYVGVAGPLDGEPAAARITRTGDSRSLAEGLAEVLRDRSLAEVLREHGRRRANRFSMDRLAEAYTVLYEAVIAEAAMRA
- a CDS encoding LemA family protein, whose amino-acid sequence is MKWVVIVLIILIVLVAVLLIANYNGLVGLRNKIESAYSQIDVQLNRRYSLIPNLVETVKGYAAHESGTLEKVVQARNLAMNTNGIADKAEAENAITGALKSVFALSEAYPELKANTNFQQLQAELSSTEDRIAYARQYYNDNVRAYNTKIEAFPSNLIANAFKFTQREYFQAQGDARGDVSVSF
- a CDS encoding DUF3048 domain-containing protein, with amino-acid sequence MSGGTASCRLRAAAGALAVVSLALGCSSKDDPPPTTTTTSTTTTTTTTTTTTVPDPVAVAPLTGAPVDEATNQFLQRPALAIKIDNVAGAMPQSGLNSADIVFEIKVEGPSRLMAVFHTQDAANVGPTRSARYSDPPILALLGRPLFGWSGANDGVTKDMYTSDWIVNVNWDKVKNSDYWRSSDHKAPHNLFTSTEKLFAYAEAGQGPPLPVFQYLAAGEQLATGIPVPGVTLRVGDTTSAWRWDPEAAQWLRWQAKSAHVTSDGGQVNATNIVVMEIDYKGGKKTPTAEVVGSGRVQVFADGKIIEGTWNRPNQITGMTLTTLDGQPLKLYPGRTWVELTEGHTTSVLDEAAAGALK